The genomic interval TGGTTGAAGGTTTAGAAACATTCATCTCCCTACTCGGTTCATTTGAAGGATTAATTAAAACTATTGGTGGACTACCCGTTATATTAGGAGTCTTAAGCACTGCCGTTTTAATGTTAAATAAATCATTTTGGGCTGGAACTGCTGGTGTAAAAGGATTTCAATTATCACTAGTAGGTTTAGGAACTGTAGCTAAAACTACAGGAACTATGCTTAGGGGATTAGCTGCTGCAAGTGGAGTTGGATTGGCATTTGTAGCAATAGGAGCAGGTTTAGAATTTTTATTAAGTAAACAATCTGAAGCTAGGCAACGTGCTGAAGAATTGGAGCAACAAAACAGAGCTTTAACTGAATCCTATAAAGAGCACCAAGAGGATGTCGAATCTTTAACTAAAGAATATGAAAAATACGAAGAATTAATAAGCACGGGCGAATTTGGTGTAGATTATGATGCAACTGATATAGAAAAATACAGAAGTATCGCTAATGATTTAGCTAAAATTATGCCTGAATTAGTAATTGGTGAAGATCAATATGGCAATAAACTTATTGGTAGTAGTGAGCGAATTAAAGCTAAAACAGCCGACTTGGAGAAACAATTAGCGATACAAGAAAAATTAGATGCAATTCAAAGAAAAGAAGAAGTTGAAACTAATTACGACAATTCTAAAAAGGATTTAAAAGATAGACAAAAAGAACTGGATAATTTTTGGGCTGGAACAAGTAGTACGCTTAATCTGGACAGTTTAGAAGAAGCGGAAAAAATGTTCGATAGACTTCAAGATAAACTTGCGAATGGTAAGAAACTAAATCTCGTTGAGCAAGGTAATTTTGATTATCTTAAAGATGTAATTAAAGAATATAAAGGTTTAGAAACTGAAGTTGAATCATTAGCATTTATGTATAAACAAAACTTAATGGAAATGATTGACGTTAACGTTAAGTTAGATGATGCTACTAGTACTATGGCTAAATCAGTAATTGATGATTTCACATCTTTTGTTTCATCTGCTGGATTATCAGATCAGACACTCAGTAAAGTATTTGATGACCTTTTAAATGACGTTCAATATGATTCTAACTTCAAAAAGACACTAGAGGATTATTCAAGTGCAATAAAAGATTATCAGGATGCTATAAACAAAGGTTCTGATACGAAAAAAATAGAAGAGTATAAAAATAAAGCCACTGATGCTTTTGATGCAGTCAAAGATTCATTACTTAATTTAAAAGGTATGGATGGCATTGATGATAAAACATTAGATATGCTTACTAATCAATTAATATCATCTGGAAACGCTGCTTTAGTTGCTGGTATTGATTTTACTAAATTAGCAGAAAAAACAGGGATGACCACAAAAGAAATACAGGAACAGTTGGGATTATTACCTGAATTAGAAGACGGAATTAGTGGAACGGGTAATTCGTCTGAAAGTACTGCAAAATCAATATCTGAATTACAAAGTGCTGTTAAAGAGTTTGGCGAAGGTTCTGAAGAAGCTGCGAATGCTCAAGAACAGCTAACAGATATGTTCGATGACGCAATATCCAATATCGACTCCCTTAACGGAGTTCTTGACGATTTAAAAGAAAACCAAAAGTTATCTGCTGATTCAATAGGTTTACTTATCGAAAAGTACCCTCACCTTCTTGGTTATATTGGCAACGAAAAAGAACTAAGAAAACAAATCCAAATTGAAATGGAAAATGAAGAAAAAGTTGCCAAACAAGTAATGTTAGCTAAATTAGAATATAACGATGTATTCTATAAAGCAGCAGTCGAAGCTAATAGTAATCGTGTCAAAGCATTCCAAGATTTATACGGTGTAGATTTAACTATGTATAAGAATCTTGGTGAAGCGAAAGTTGCGGTTGAGAATGAGGTTCTTGCTGGAGTCGTTCAAGCTTGGAGTAGCCAATTAGAAAGTATTGAAACTAAAGCAAGAAATGTAGCTAACATAGTAAATGCAATGACTGGAAAAAATGGTTTAGCAGGACTCATGAATCCAAGTGCATTAGCTACTTATGCTTTTAGTGCTACATATAGTGGAGCTAGGGATTATGCAACGAAGGTTGAAGCTGATTTTAATGATATTTTCTTGGATCGTATTGAGATTGGATCTGATTTAAAAAAATCAACAGATAGCAACACTAAATCAACTAGAGACAACTCCAAAGCAGTAAAAGACGCAGCCGAAGAATACGATAAATTTACATATGTTGTAGATAAATCCAAAGACGCACTTGAAAAAGCGAATAAAGCATTAGAAAAACAACAGGCTAAACTTGATCAATATCCTAAGTATTCTAAAGAATATCGTAATGCCCTTCTTGAAGAAATCAATTTACTAGAAAAGAAAAATAAAGCTATTGATGGTGCAATAGATTCTATAGATAAGCAAATTAAAACTGGAAAGTATATTACAGAAGGTGTAGTTTCGCAGTCTGATGCAGTCAAGGATACTTTCTATAGTCCTACTTCTACTTCTAGTAAAAGTTCATCGGCTAAATTAGCAGGTAGCAGTAATGCTGAGAAGGCTATGAATTTCTTCATATCTCAAGGTTACAGTCCACAAGCCGCAGCAGGAATAGTTGGTAATTTACAACAAGAATCTACCCCTGCACTTAATCCTAAGCAGAAGCAATACGACGGGGGTCCCGGACGAGGAATAGCTCAATGGACATCTGGTAAAGCAAAAGGTAAACCTGATGATAGATGGGAGTTTTTCCTTGCTTGGGCTGCATCTAAAGGATTAGACCCTTATGATTTAGAAACTCAACTCATGTATATCGTGGTAGAACTAGAAGGTAAAGATAATGCCGAAAGAACTACTAATAGAAAATTAAATGCTCGTGGCGGAGTCACAGCTCTAAAAAACAATAGGAGTGTCGAAAGCTCAACAAGAGTATTCCAAGAGTCATTTGAACGTGCTGGAAAAGTTGAATATGCCAAACGATATAAATACGCTAATGATGCTTACAATAAATATGGTAAATCAGCTAAGGCATCAACAGCGAGTGTTAAAACTGCAAGTGTAGCTAAACCTGAACACGCTATTAACAGAACCTCTTCTGCTGATGTAGCTCAATGGTATTTGGATACCTTCAGAATGAGTGGAGATTTCGGTCAAAAAGACGCATTACATCCTAACGGTCACTGGGGAAGTGATATGAATGTAAAGGGTACTTCTGGCAATCAAGATAAAGGTACTCCTATCAAATCACTCACTAATGGTACGGTTAAACAAGTATTCTCGCACAAAGAAGCAGGAAACGCCATTGTTATACAAGGTGAAGACGGTAAAGAATATCGTTACATCCATTTAGAGAGTCTTCCTAAATTTAAAGCAGGAGATTCAATTAAAGCAGGGCAAACTATCGGGAAAATGGGAAGCACAGGAACGTCAACTGCTGCTCATCTAGACTTAAAAATAAAAGACAGTAAGGGTAATTACATTAATCCTGAGACATACATAAAGGATTTAGCTAAAGGTGGAGATGGTTCTAAAATTTCCGCAGTTTCAGCATCTACCTCTTCTACTCTCAAAGTTGGCTCAAGAGGTTCTGACGTAAAAGAATTACAAAAGGCGTTAGGAATTCCAGCAGACGGTATATTCGGTAAAGATACAGAAAAAGCAGTAAAAGCATTTCAGAAGAAAAATAAATTAGCTGTTGATGGAATAGCAGGTGCTCAAACTTTAAAGGCTTTAGGAATCAAAGTTGACGCAGGTAAAACTACATCCGAAAAAGAATCTGAGAAATCTAAAAAAGCTGCGGAAAATCAACAAAATGAAGATGCTGCTAAACAAGAAAAAGCTGATTTGCAAAATGAAATTCTACAAAATAATGCGGAAATTCAACAAATTTACAAAGCAGTTGCAGATTCTTTCTCTGAGCAAATGGAAAGAAACTCTAATAGTTTTCAATCTCAAGCTGATGCTAAACAAGAAAAAGCTGAGTACTACGGTGTTGCTACCAAAAAAGGTAGAGCTTACTTATCTGAACAATATGACTTGTTAGAGAAACAAGAAAAACAAGAACAAAAAGATATGAAAGCACTACAAGATTGGTACAAAAAAGAAAAGCCGGGTATGGACAAAGCGACTAGAGCTTATTGGAATGATATCCTTGGTGATATGCGAGTAGACAATGCTTCAACTAAGAAAGCTATGCAGGAAGTGGCTGCGAATGAAGTTCAAGCTTGGTCTGATCAATACGATGCTGAACTTGCTGAATTACAAACAAGAGCTGACCGTAAACGTCAAAAGGCTGAAATGTATGGAACCGAAACTGCAAAAGG from Peribacillus asahii carries:
- a CDS encoding phage tail tip lysozyme, with the protein product MDDLGRTDSMYRKIYQSSTNAAGSALKEYKTFEDSLQARINRATVAIEKLALALGDAFLTDGMVEGLETFISLLGSFEGLIKTIGGLPVILGVLSTAVLMLNKSFWAGTAGVKGFQLSLVGLGTVAKTTGTMLRGLAAASGVGLAFVAIGAGLEFLLSKQSEARQRAEELEQQNRALTESYKEHQEDVESLTKEYEKYEELISTGEFGVDYDATDIEKYRSIANDLAKIMPELVIGEDQYGNKLIGSSERIKAKTADLEKQLAIQEKLDAIQRKEEVETNYDNSKKDLKDRQKELDNFWAGTSSTLNLDSLEEAEKMFDRLQDKLANGKKLNLVEQGNFDYLKDVIKEYKGLETEVESLAFMYKQNLMEMIDVNVKLDDATSTMAKSVIDDFTSFVSSAGLSDQTLSKVFDDLLNDVQYDSNFKKTLEDYSSAIKDYQDAINKGSDTKKIEEYKNKATDAFDAVKDSLLNLKGMDGIDDKTLDMLTNQLISSGNAALVAGIDFTKLAEKTGMTTKEIQEQLGLLPELEDGISGTGNSSESTAKSISELQSAVKEFGEGSEEAANAQEQLTDMFDDAISNIDSLNGVLDDLKENQKLSADSIGLLIEKYPHLLGYIGNEKELRKQIQIEMENEEKVAKQVMLAKLEYNDVFYKAAVEANSNRVKAFQDLYGVDLTMYKNLGEAKVAVENEVLAGVVQAWSSQLESIETKARNVANIVNAMTGKNGLAGLMNPSALATYAFSATYSGARDYATKVEADFNDIFLDRIEIGSDLKKSTDSNTKSTRDNSKAVKDAAEEYDKFTYVVDKSKDALEKANKALEKQQAKLDQYPKYSKEYRNALLEEINLLEKKNKAIDGAIDSIDKQIKTGKYITEGVVSQSDAVKDTFYSPTSTSSKSSSAKLAGSSNAEKAMNFFISQGYSPQAAAGIVGNLQQESTPALNPKQKQYDGGPGRGIAQWTSGKAKGKPDDRWEFFLAWAASKGLDPYDLETQLMYIVVELEGKDNAERTTNRKLNARGGVTALKNNRSVESSTRVFQESFERAGKVEYAKRYKYANDAYNKYGKSAKASTASVKTASVAKPEHAINRTSSADVAQWYLDTFRMSGDFGQKDALHPNGHWGSDMNVKGTSGNQDKGTPIKSLTNGTVKQVFSHKEAGNAIVIQGEDGKEYRYIHLESLPKFKAGDSIKAGQTIGKMGSTGTSTAAHLDLKIKDSKGNYINPETYIKDLAKGGDGSKISAVSASTSSTLKVGSRGSDVKELQKALGIPADGIFGKDTEKAVKAFQKKNKLAVDGIAGAQTLKALGIKVDAGKTTSEKESEKSKKAAENQQNEDAAKQEKADLQNEILQNNAEIQQIYKAVADSFSEQMERNSNSFQSQADAKQEKAEYYGVATKKGRAYLSEQYDLLEKQEKQEQKDMKALQDWYKKEKPGMDKATRAYWNDILGDMRVDNASTKKAMQEVAANEVQAWSDQYDAELAELQTRADRKRQKAEMYGTETAKGRAYLKEEAMLLEQIEKKQQYKIKNIEKEVKAKYKAGEIDKATFDSYMAYIQGEWKDSATETQVEIQAIAEEVSESIVNEMLDAINKIEEANSRAMDKIEGRIHRLEAMDVKVQYAEEKGELDELNRHLSIWERGLESLQKDLRDLESIDLSSLASVDDENEVLRDIEITKGAIESTLREIKKVNSEIAKQEDILKNVYGLVINEHNAKLNQLLKERQDILNNIAKLEAKHTSLTPAKQKENLELIQAERDKLDAKDLSIFDQQQTIKELYSSIADEYVDAMKEAYEAERTIKLKQLDKIREAEQKAHDERIERLNEEGEKLDELYNKRIREIDDKENADNYDKELSKKQQEAQEIQNKINKLSMDDSTWAKKQRDDLSKQLADKNEEIQDFIHDRSLELRKQSLQDEYDAKKENINQQVELENEAWDKRSEEFDSQQEFIEKMYDNMINNERYWSKVRQDILKGDIAQYTSSIGTITETISSNAQLVGLSVSENITDVLNESLLALESLKEGFYDLQSASNLTISNQDTTTANKANIQAKKDAVTNAQKYAQTSVIGASSADRKKALTDLEKAQNEYNKLEGVKDILSTAKATIDLNMYDDTEKSYLVRSVSKNDVVEFLGYEKGYAKVKYDGAVGYVTSGYLQIGNYSTMEEKEAKKKAELAKLQKEKERIGKELTKAQASGNKPEVSKLTKELDVISKEYDKVSNTPLNEFHDGGIVGKTPSTSNKLTELANKLFNTKPNEEVIKSLKGELQIPPKNIPNIFTNMKNLIKSVTPNIALSPATTTVNMNINIAKLEGGEKGANELFKVLNKNLAGMGLK